The following are encoded in a window of Athene noctua chromosome 29, bAthNoc1.hap1.1, whole genome shotgun sequence genomic DNA:
- the S100A1 gene encoding protein S100-A1, with product MASQLEGAMETLINVFHHYSGKEGDKYKLSKKELKELLQSELGCFLETQKDTGAVEKIMQDLDENGDGEVDFQEYVVLVAALTVACNTFFWENA from the exons ATGGCGTCGCAGCTGGAAGGGGCCATGGAGACGCTCATCAATGTCTTCCACCACTACTCGGGGAAAGAGGGGGACAAGTACAAGCTGAGCAAGAAggagctgaaggagctgctgcagagcgagcTGGGCTGCTTCCTGGAG ACCCAGAAGGATACGGGTGCCGTGGAGAAGATCATGCAGGATCTGGATGAGAACGGCGACGGGGAGGTGGACTTCCAGGAGTACGTGGTCCTGGTGGCCGCCCTCACCGTGGCCTGCAACACCTTCTTCTGGGAGAACGCCTGA